In one Nicotiana sylvestris chromosome 8, ASM39365v2, whole genome shotgun sequence genomic region, the following are encoded:
- the LOC138875175 gene encoding uncharacterized protein has product MYVSILGEQVIKIHEKLDKLIAEVQKIQQKDTKGKEKIATASIQPPPELKEFKLKSLDDVSLQNIEELLVKKLGEFRASPLSLEHASTSNLKVDDEINKISEKVMELPESNSTHWKSKFIDGLPPLFAERIRKFTIDIPSKKKKSHKKDFKRKKGPPEKRQEKSQRRKVFHKARKGFIKSKNPHAYYKCGRVGHYAKDCKIKDKIKELDLDDQIKDSLCKILLNSSPEISDTDEGSSSTSEDLRVLHEESYTSSYEEEQEFCNKGQCSNHCCNTDDELFNIYSQFRDLKINVLSNENLIDLLRVIKDPALRSQLIDKIPTSSEVGSEVEDIPSQKRPYTMSEIRKMVKNKSQPERLATVQDLSIEINYLKKEISELMASNVALDERIFRLEKSVVINTDPIVKITKIDNIASSSKEKTANTLLAVMDFPEDDFLGKQQYFITQIFLIKITN; this is encoded by the exons ATGTATGTGAGTATTCTGGGTGAACAGGTTATTAAGATCCATGAGAAATTGGACAAGCTTATAGCCGAGGTTCAAAAAATCCAACAGAAGGATACTAAAGGTAAAGAGAAAATTGCTACTGCAAGTATCCAACCACCTCCTGAGCTAAAAGAATTTAAATTGAAAAGTCTGGATGACGTAAGTCTTCAAAATATTGAAGAACTTCTTGTTAAGAAGCTAGGTGAATTTAGAGCTAGTCCTCTAAGTTTAGAGCATGCATCTACTAGCAATCTGAAAGTAGATGACGAGATTAATAAAATCTCTGAAAA AGTGATGGAATTACCAGAGAGTAATAGTACTCATTGGAAGTCGAAATTCATAGATGGACTCCCTCCTTTATTTGCTGAAAGGATTCGAAAG TTCACCATTGATATACCTTCCAAGAAGAAGAAATCCCATAAAAAggatttcaaaaggaaaaagggtccACCAGAGAAGCGGCAGGAAAAGTCCCAAAGAAGAAAGGTTTTTCATAAAGCCAGAAAGGGTTTTATTAAATCCAAAAACCCTCATGCCTATTATAAATGTGGTAGAGTAGGCCATTACGCTAAGGATTGTAAAATCAAGGACAAGATCAAGGAACTTGACTTAGATGATCAAATCAAAGATTCTTTATGTAAGATTCTTTTAAATTCTTCTCCAGAAATATCTGACACTGATGAAGGTTCTTCATCAACAAGTGAAGACCTAAGGGTCCTTCATGAAGAAAGTTATACTTCATCTTATGAAGAAGAGCAAGAGTTCTGTAATAAGGGACAATGCTCAAATCATTGTTGTAATACCGACGATGAACTTTTTAATATTTACTCCCAATTTAGAGACTTGAAGATCAATGTTCTATCTAACGAAAATTTGATTGATCTTTTAAGGGTTATTAAAGACCCTGCATTAAGGTCCCAACTAATAGATAAGATTCCTACTAGTTCAGAAGTAGGATCGGAGGTGGAAGATATTCCATCTCAAAAAAGACCTTACACCATGTCTGAGAtcagaaaaatggtgaaaaaCAAGTCTCAGCCTGAAAGGCTTGCTACTGTCCAAGATTTAAGTATTGAGATAAATTATCTCAAGAAAGAAATCTCGGAATTAATGGCTTCAAATGTAGCCTTAGATGAAAGGATTTTCAGATTAGAAAAGTCTGTGGTGATTAATACAGATCCTATTGTTAAGATTACTAAGATAGACAATATTGCTAGTTCTTCAAAAGAAAAAACTGCTAATACTCTACTAGCAGTAATGGATTTTCCTGAAGATGACTTTTtaggaaaacaacaatattttatCACccaaatttttttaataaaaataactaattga